A stretch of Trueperaceae bacterium DNA encodes these proteins:
- a CDS encoding aminotransferase class IV: protein TLPEAGVHRGRLEVAPDGTPSLTLAPFTPPRRRGAGVPVAWADEVVDADAWVRRHKTRDRAIYDRGMREAAARGLADLVYRNDRGTLAEGAVSTVFVRRGGVWWTPPVADGALPGVLRERLLRRGRVREGSLTPADVEAADDLAIGNALRGLRRVRFVAPDAPPDGPASGPRP, encoded by the coding sequence GACGCTGCCGGAGGCGGGCGTGCATCGGGGCCGCCTCGAGGTGGCGCCGGACGGTACGCCGTCGCTGACCCTCGCGCCGTTCACGCCGCCCCGCCGCCGGGGGGCGGGCGTGCCGGTCGCGTGGGCCGACGAGGTCGTCGACGCGGACGCGTGGGTGCGTCGCCACAAGACCCGCGACCGCGCGATCTACGACCGGGGGATGCGCGAGGCCGCCGCGCGAGGCCTCGCCGACCTGGTCTACCGCAACGACCGCGGCACCCTCGCCGAGGGCGCCGTCAGCACCGTCTTCGTCCGCCGGGGGGGCGTCTGGTGGACGCCCCCCGTCGCCGACGGCGCCCTTCCGGGGGTGCTGCGCGAACGGCTGCTGCGGCGCGGCCGCGTGCGCGAGGGTTCGCTGACGCCCGCGGACGTCGAGGCCGCCGACGACCTGGCGATCGGGAACGCCCTGCGCGGGCTTCGCCGCGTCCGGTTCGTGGCGCCCGACGCGCCGCCCGACGGCCCGGCCTCCGGGCCGCGCCCGTGA